From one Bifidobacterium sp. WK012_4_13 genomic stretch:
- a CDS encoding flavodoxin domain-containing protein — translation MHETRHITILSASETGNSRGVAEDLLATVQPIFSNVRLVDSIDYEFEDFAREDILIMVTSTQGEGEPPFEAEDLYDFIMGKDAPKLSDMSYAVLGLGDSAYGESYNLMARQFDARYEQLGARRMMKHGECDFDYELAAAQWIQELMPVLQKELALTQGAPQSSVQSSAQSSAQSPSHEHSQDAATEVGTPDGCSVIGSALPDSNSSVSSVSSVSSDSSGAQESQGSEGSKASGQDSDASAKHHKGSRSGGFQEFQAILEDRRLLTSSSSEKQVYGIRLRLPSADMQFMPGDMLTVQYPNSDRTVARLLKNAFGDKASQIDARIVDILQSSKDITRNTPALIERYTHYAPDSPFAGLQTDNQVLKDYAQTHPPYALFQDFPARIAPDELPALFSSSNRRLYSISNAASVSSGYVDLTVTKVQFGFRDEQLAGECTDYLTSAPIGTPITASILANTRFRLPEDDSSDIIMVGLGSAIAPYRAFLQERALRSDAVGRNWLIVGNRNPEQDYLYQDELERYLEQGILDSLDVAWSRFGDVREHVQNVVLHQAGKIFEWLDSGAYLYICGHDHAAIESIEQSLKRAVMLSGRMSSEEAESYIADLQRSSHIRQ, via the coding sequence ATGCATGAAACTCGACACATTACGATTCTTTCCGCGTCGGAAACGGGTAACTCAAGGGGAGTGGCGGAGGATCTGCTCGCGACCGTGCAGCCGATCTTCAGCAATGTGCGCCTTGTCGATTCCATAGATTACGAATTCGAGGACTTCGCGCGGGAAGACATTCTGATAATGGTCACGTCCACTCAGGGCGAAGGGGAGCCTCCGTTCGAGGCCGAGGATCTGTATGACTTCATCATGGGCAAGGATGCGCCGAAGCTGAGTGACATGTCATATGCCGTGCTTGGTCTGGGAGACAGCGCGTATGGCGAAAGCTACAACCTTATGGCCCGCCAGTTCGACGCGCGCTATGAGCAGCTCGGTGCGCGCAGAATGATGAAGCACGGCGAATGCGACTTCGACTATGAGTTGGCTGCCGCGCAATGGATCCAGGAACTCATGCCAGTGCTGCAGAAGGAACTTGCCCTGACCCAGGGGGCTCCACAGTCATCGGTTCAGTCATCCGCACAGTCATCGGCACAGTCACCTTCACATGAGCACAGCCAGGATGCCGCCACCGAGGTCGGCACGCCTGATGGCTGCTCGGTCATCGGGTCGGCCTTGCCAGATTCGAACTCGTCTGTTTCGTCTGTTTCATCTGTTTCATCTGACTCATCTGGGGCGCAGGAATCCCAAGGCTCTGAGGGCTCGAAGGCTTCCGGACAGGACTCAGACGCCTCTGCGAAGCATCACAAAGGGTCGAGATCGGGCGGATTCCAGGAATTCCAGGCGATTCTGGAAGATCGCAGACTGCTGACTTCGTCAAGCTCGGAGAAGCAGGTCTATGGCATTCGGCTGCGTCTGCCATCCGCTGACATGCAGTTCATGCCAGGAGACATGCTGACAGTGCAATACCCAAACTCGGACAGGACGGTCGCACGTCTGTTGAAGAACGCCTTTGGAGACAAGGCATCTCAAATCGATGCCCGAATAGTGGACATATTGCAAAGCTCGAAGGACATCACGCGCAACACGCCAGCGCTGATCGAGAGGTATACGCACTATGCCCCTGACAGCCCCTTCGCAGGACTGCAGACAGACAACCAGGTGCTTAAGGATTATGCCCAGACGCATCCGCCGTATGCCTTATTCCAGGACTTCCCAGCGCGGATTGCGCCTGACGAGCTTCCAGCGCTGTTCTCGTCTTCGAACAGGCGACTCTATTCCATATCGAATGCGGCATCCGTATCCTCGGGATACGTGGATCTCACCGTCACGAAAGTGCAGTTCGGCTTCCGCGACGAACAGCTGGCGGGCGAATGCACCGACTATCTGACGAGCGCACCGATAGGCACGCCGATAACCGCGTCCATTCTTGCAAATACAAGGTTCCGGCTTCCCGAAGATGATTCTTCCGACATCATCATGGTCGGTCTGGGATCTGCGATAGCGCCATATCGCGCGTTTCTGCAGGAGCGTGCCCTCCGTTCGGACGCGGTCGGTCGCAACTGGCTGATCGTGGGCAATCGAAATCCTGAACAGGACTACCTCTATCAGGATGAACTCGAGCGGTATCTGGAGCAGGGCATCCTTGACTCCCTCGATGTCGCATGGTCACGTTTCGGAGATGTTCGCGAGCACGTTCAGAACGTCGTGCTGCATCAGGCAGGAAAGATATTCGAATGGCTGGATTCCGGCGCCTATCTCTATATCTGCGGTCATGACCATGCGGCGATTGAGTCCATCGAGCAGAGCCTTAAGAGAGCCGTCATGCTCAGTGGACGAATGTCATCAGAGGAGGCCGAATCCTACATAGCCGATCTGCAGCGCAGCAGTCACATTCGGCAATAG
- a CDS encoding TMEM175 family protein, with translation MRDTTCVKKFKERFDVFSDAVFAIILTIMVLDVPVEVASGHLDYMELAQNIGVYVVSFCFVANCWYKHALMFNEVEEVPHTIIILDFLLLLAVSLIPAFTKLMISDIARGTVMLCGTAYLIVTILEVIIARAMLPAKYQDVAQMKRVYTYIFGSAYLTNSALLVVFIALAYFRPYFGLILFIIIPIRSFISNAGKQQNFNDISQLDSQGVSSFMKLSQSDKRRFLMILRRYIGQMHSVDLSRDDKDAAWLRFVSDVQRSFGIDEEQVSQWFHDATLEHKAYREGHSAQEPMSQRPYHKSGMQSGTQQSRHGRRNRQERGRRH, from the coding sequence ATGCGGGATACTACTTGCGTGAAGAAATTCAAGGAAAGATTCGATGTCTTCAGCGATGCTGTCTTCGCCATCATCCTTACCATCATGGTTCTGGATGTTCCGGTCGAGGTGGCAAGCGGTCACCTCGATTATATGGAGCTTGCCCAGAACATCGGCGTGTATGTGGTGAGCTTCTGCTTCGTCGCCAACTGCTGGTACAAGCATGCGCTGATGTTCAACGAGGTCGAAGAGGTACCGCATACGATCATCATTCTCGACTTTCTGCTGCTCCTTGCGGTATCCCTGATCCCAGCGTTCACCAAGCTCATGATTTCGGATATCGCCAGGGGGACCGTCATGCTGTGCGGCACGGCATATCTGATCGTCACGATTCTCGAGGTGATCATAGCCAGAGCGATGCTGCCTGCAAAATATCAGGACGTGGCACAGATGAAACGGGTCTATACCTATATATTCGGTTCCGCCTATCTGACCAACAGTGCGCTGCTGGTCGTGTTCATAGCGCTCGCATATTTCCGTCCATACTTTGGGCTGATTCTGTTCATCATCATCCCCATACGCTCCTTTATCTCGAATGCTGGGAAACAGCAGAATTTCAACGATATCTCGCAGTTGGACAGTCAGGGTGTATCAAGCTTCATGAAGCTCTCGCAATCTGACAAGCGTAGATTCCTCATGATTCTTCGCCGATACATCGGGCAGATGCACAGCGTGGATCTCAGCAGAGATGACAAGGACGCTGCATGGCTGCGTTTCGTCAGTGACGTTCAGCGTTCGTTCGGCATCGACGAAGAGCAGGTGTCGCAGTGGTTCCATGATGCGACTTTGGAGCATAAAGCCTATCGGGAAGGTCACTCTGCGCAGGAACCGATGTCTCAGCGACCGTATCACAAGAGCGGCATGCAATCCGGAACGCAACAGTCTCGTCACGGTAGAAGAAACCGTCAGGAACGCGGAAGAAGACACTAG
- a CDS encoding ABC transporter permease translates to MASVFTMTQANAQSTGNGSDRASFRQSLISDVIVIIGILALIGAIAVMLPDIDKAVGPQGMPSTISTDPRNLPYYAMRSVFRMFIALLCSLIFTIVYGLAAARSRRLGAILIPLLDILQSVPILGFLSATISIWLVLFPGSILGVEAASIFAIFTSQAWNMTFSFHRSLLSEPTELDEAAKILRLSHWQRFWKLDMPNSMIPLLWNCMMSVGGGWFFLTASEMISVNNRTYALPGIGSYVAEASKHRQLGNIGWAIVTMIIVVVLIDFCLWKPLTAWSEKFRITSSSSASPRRSMVLTIIRQSHLNDVLAALLRPCGDFLDRITRPLGRTGSRWHLASTRSRVGDVAFGTVMTLIIAVGVIAWIDSIRNGAGLAQIWHVLGLGFLTFLRVMLLTVVCSIVWVPIGAGIGMNPRLSRIFQPVIQVLSSFPANFTFPLVTLWFIAWHIDINWGTMLLMSLGTQWYILFNVIAGASSIPDDLREMSRSFGLTPLQRWTKLILPAVFGSWCTGGITAAGGAWNASIVSETVAYGHTTLTASGLGSYIAASTASGNMSKTLLGVTVMAMFVVIVNRIFWHPLENLAERRFSLTS, encoded by the coding sequence ATGGCTTCCGTATTCACCATGACCCAGGCAAATGCTCAGTCGACCGGCAATGGCAGCGACAGGGCATCCTTTCGGCAATCACTCATATCCGATGTCATCGTCATCATTGGAATTCTTGCCCTGATAGGAGCCATCGCCGTCATGCTTCCCGACATCGACAAGGCAGTCGGACCGCAAGGCATGCCATCGACGATCTCAACAGATCCGAGGAACCTTCCGTACTACGCGATGCGTTCTGTGTTCCGCATGTTCATCGCACTGCTGTGCTCACTCATCTTTACCATCGTCTACGGCTTGGCTGCCGCAAGAAGCAGGAGGCTCGGCGCGATACTGATACCGCTGCTTGATATCCTCCAGTCCGTGCCGATTCTTGGTTTTCTGTCGGCTACCATCTCGATCTGGCTCGTGCTCTTCCCTGGTTCGATTCTCGGTGTCGAAGCGGCATCCATCTTTGCGATCTTCACCAGCCAGGCATGGAACATGACATTCTCGTTCCATCGTTCGCTGCTCAGCGAACCGACCGAGCTCGATGAGGCTGCAAAGATTCTCAGACTCAGCCATTGGCAGCGTTTCTGGAAGCTCGACATGCCGAATTCCATGATTCCTCTCCTGTGGAACTGCATGATGAGCGTAGGGGGCGGATGGTTCTTCCTGACCGCTTCGGAAATGATCTCGGTGAACAATCGCACCTATGCGCTGCCTGGGATTGGTAGCTATGTGGCCGAAGCCTCGAAGCATCGGCAGCTGGGCAACATCGGGTGGGCGATTGTGACGATGATCATCGTGGTGGTGCTCATTGATTTCTGCCTGTGGAAACCATTGACGGCATGGTCCGAGAAGTTCAGAATCACTTCAAGCAGCTCTGCCTCGCCAAGGCGCAGCATGGTCTTGACCATCATCCGTCAGTCGCACCTGAACGATGTGCTTGCCGCACTCCTGCGTCCATGTGGTGATTTCTTGGATCGGATCACACGTCCGCTTGGGCGGACCGGTTCACGATGGCATCTTGCCTCGACGCGTTCGAGAGTCGGTGACGTGGCTTTTGGCACGGTCATGACACTGATCATTGCGGTGGGTGTCATCGCGTGGATCGATTCGATCAGGAACGGTGCAGGCTTGGCGCAGATCTGGCACGTGCTTGGACTTGGCTTCCTGACCTTCCTGCGCGTCATGTTGCTGACCGTCGTCTGTTCGATCGTCTGGGTGCCTATTGGCGCAGGCATCGGCATGAATCCACGGCTGTCACGAATCTTCCAGCCGGTGATCCAAGTGCTGTCGAGCTTTCCAGCCAACTTCACCTTCCCATTGGTCACACTATGGTTCATTGCGTGGCACATCGACATCAACTGGGGCACCATGCTGCTGATGTCACTCGGAACCCAGTGGTACATACTGTTCAATGTCATCGCCGGAGCGAGTTCGATTCCCGATGATCTGCGGGAGATGAGCCGAAGTTTCGGTCTCACACCTTTGCAGCGTTGGACCAAGCTCATCCTTCCGGCCGTGTTCGGTTCGTGGTGCACGGGTGGAATCACCGCTGCCGGGGGCGCATGGAATGCTTCGATTGTCTCAGAAACGGTTGCCTATGGCCATACCACGCTCACTGCGAGTGGGCTTGGCTCATACATCGCCGCTTCGACCGCCTCGGGGAACATGTCGAAGACGCTGCTGGGAGTGACCGTCATGGCCATGTTCGTGGTGATCGTCAATCGCATATTCTGGCATCCCTTGGAGAACCTTGCCGAACGGCGATTCTCTCTGACATCCTGA
- a CDS encoding nitrate/sulfonate/bicarbonate ABC transporter ATP-binding protein, which produces MNMIQASHVNKTFMSDKGEELTVLKDMSLSLHEGEIVAILGRSGAGKSTFLRTLAGLVPPTSGSVSYRGKELHGPNPGVAMVFQTFALMPWLTVESNVELGLQARGINRKDRRSAALQAIDSIGLDGFESAYPKELSGGMRQRVGIARALVLEPDALFMDEPFSALDVLTAENLRQEVLNLWSNGEGKLRSILIVTHNIEEAVQMADRVVVLGSHPGHVIANVDVELPRPRDKHAPEFEDMVDTLYAILTGKGSETGARTAHSWNPISGIRQMTAESPNSRMLPDATPGGLAGLLEIVDGYPDGIDLADLASALSFEVDDLFPLLDAGTLLGMLDVKEGHVTVTEVGHRWNDADILNSKVVFADIAMSHVPLVRAIDRSLRQSKNGSLHGDMIVDLLRSKEPEDVARKQFHIAVEWGRYGELFDYDADDDMLTLDEAAL; this is translated from the coding sequence ATGAACATGATTCAAGCCTCTCACGTCAACAAAACCTTCATGAGCGACAAGGGCGAGGAGCTCACGGTCCTGAAAGATATGTCCCTCAGCCTTCATGAGGGTGAAATCGTTGCCATCCTTGGTCGCTCAGGTGCAGGAAAGTCAACCTTCCTGCGCACGCTTGCCGGATTGGTGCCTCCAACGAGTGGAAGCGTCAGCTATCGCGGCAAGGAGCTTCATGGACCGAACCCAGGCGTTGCCATGGTCTTCCAAACTTTTGCATTGATGCCTTGGCTGACTGTCGAATCGAATGTCGAGCTTGGGCTTCAGGCACGCGGTATCAATCGCAAGGATCGCAGAAGCGCTGCATTGCAGGCCATAGATTCCATAGGTCTCGACGGCTTCGAATCCGCATATCCAAAGGAACTGTCCGGAGGCATGAGGCAGCGCGTCGGCATTGCACGCGCATTGGTGCTCGAGCCGGACGCGCTGTTCATGGACGAACCGTTCTCCGCATTGGATGTGCTGACCGCAGAGAACCTTCGTCAGGAAGTGCTGAATCTATGGTCGAATGGTGAGGGCAAGCTACGCTCCATTCTGATCGTGACGCATAACATAGAGGAAGCCGTGCAGATGGCGGATCGTGTGGTGGTGCTTGGCTCACATCCTGGGCATGTCATTGCCAATGTGGACGTCGAACTTCCCCGTCCGAGAGACAAGCATGCACCAGAATTCGAAGACATGGTCGACACCCTCTACGCCATCTTGACCGGCAAAGGCAGCGAGACCGGCGCCAGGACTGCGCACAGCTGGAACCCGATCTCCGGGATAAGGCAGATGACTGCGGAATCCCCGAACAGCCGCATGCTTCCCGATGCGACCCCTGGCGGGCTTGCCGGGCTTCTTGAAATCGTCGATGGCTATCCCGATGGCATTGACCTTGCCGATCTGGCATCGGCGCTCTCATTCGAAGTCGATGATCTCTTCCCGCTTCTGGATGCAGGAACGCTGCTGGGCATGCTTGACGTCAAGGAAGGACATGTCACGGTGACAGAAGTCGGTCATCGTTGGAACGATGCCGACATTCTGAACAGCAAGGTCGTGTTCGCCGACATTGCCATGAGCCATGTGCCACTGGTCCGAGCCATTGACCGCTCTCTTCGTCAGTCGAAGAATGGAAGCCTGCATGGCGACATGATTGTCGATCTGCTACGCAGCAAGGAACCTGAAGATGTGGCGAGAAAGCAGTTTCACATAGCCGTCGAGTGGGGCCGCTATGGCGAATTGTTCGATTATGATGCCGATGACGACATGCTCACCCTCGATGAGGCTGCCTTGTGA
- a CDS encoding metal ABC transporter permease, with translation MFEAYLLNTWYASTVVAVSAGIIGVFVIMRGDSFLAHAIPHGSFAGAAVAVTIGLSPVTGMGIAALLSALAMHLLGKKGRRDAVIALLLVFLLAGGAFMLSMSGDYSNQVYALLFGQVLAVTDADLLTMSILALIAVAMVLCMIRPLLASSIIPEQARVQGVRNNLVALLFTIVIACVTTASVPIVGAMLLFSLLIAPPAAACALARNPIHAIVLSCVFALGCMWASVALSVLTDLPIGFFVATSSGCIYAIAKFVAHVWKH, from the coding sequence ATGTTTGAAGCCTATTTGCTGAATACCTGGTATGCGAGCACGGTTGTTGCGGTGAGCGCCGGAATCATTGGCGTTTTCGTCATCATGCGAGGCGACTCCTTTTTGGCACATGCGATTCCGCATGGTTCGTTCGCCGGCGCGGCCGTTGCCGTGACCATTGGCCTCAGCCCCGTCACCGGCATGGGTATCGCGGCATTGCTTTCCGCCCTGGCGATGCATCTTCTGGGAAAGAAGGGGAGGAGAGATGCGGTGATCGCCCTGCTGCTGGTCTTTTTGCTGGCCGGTGGCGCCTTCATGCTCAGCATGAGCGGCGATTACAGCAATCAGGTATATGCTCTTCTTTTCGGTCAGGTACTCGCCGTGACCGATGCAGACCTTCTGACGATGTCTATCCTCGCACTGATTGCAGTGGCTATGGTGCTATGCATGATTCGGCCCCTGCTCGCCTCGTCCATCATACCCGAGCAGGCAAGGGTGCAGGGCGTGCGCAACAACCTGGTTGCCTTGCTCTTCACCATCGTGATTGCCTGCGTCACCACTGCGAGTGTGCCGATCGTTGGAGCAATGCTGCTTTTCAGTCTGCTCATCGCCCCTCCTGCGGCTGCATGCGCCTTGGCTCGCAATCCGATTCACGCCATCGTTCTCTCCTGCGTATTCGCTCTTGGCTGCATGTGGGCTTCGGTCGCGCTTTCGGTGCTTACCGATCTTCCGATAGGCTTCTTCGTTGCCACATCAAGCGGCTGCATCTATGCAATCGCCAAGTTCGTTGCGCACGTCTGGAAGCACTAG
- a CDS encoding metal ABC transporter permease, translating to MNVLMDLWQVQEMRTALVVGSTVAVATACIGVFTVLRGQSFAGHSLTDLASVGGSAAYLLGVNQLWGFLAASVLAGLGMHAIGIERIRGRDVATGIVLATGMGFTSLFITLSMTGNSGGSAAVSVLFGSLFAINPRTVPLICVLALISIVAMALIWRPALFVTVSPQLAHANGVRNGFINASFMCILGIGVALGSISVGAILSTALLIGPASCGLILARRMRDAIVAAAGVGVVSVWVGVIVSYESYHWTGGQSWSVSFCIVALILMMYLICRVLRSLGLVNAAAGRKAGVAHV from the coding sequence ATGAATGTCCTGATGGATCTCTGGCAGGTTCAGGAGATGAGAACGGCCCTGGTGGTCGGATCCACGGTTGCCGTTGCAACCGCCTGCATCGGCGTTTTCACCGTGCTGCGAGGCCAGTCCTTTGCCGGTCATTCGCTTACGGACCTTGCTTCGGTGGGTGGTTCGGCGGCATATCTTCTCGGAGTGAATCAGCTTTGGGGGTTCCTGGCGGCAAGCGTTCTTGCTGGGCTTGGCATGCATGCGATAGGCATCGAGCGCATACGTGGCAGAGATGTTGCCACAGGAATCGTCCTTGCTACCGGAATGGGGTTCACATCCCTGTTCATCACGCTTTCGATGACTGGAAATTCAGGCGGCAGCGCGGCGGTCTCCGTGCTGTTCGGTTCATTGTTCGCCATCAATCCGCGGACAGTCCCGCTGATATGCGTGCTGGCGCTCATCAGCATCGTTGCAATGGCCCTGATCTGGCGTCCGGCACTGTTCGTGACGGTCTCTCCCCAGCTTGCCCATGCCAATGGGGTTCGCAATGGATTCATCAACGCGTCCTTCATGTGCATCCTCGGAATCGGAGTGGCGCTGGGATCCATATCGGTCGGAGCGATCCTCTCGACCGCCCTGCTGATCGGTCCGGCATCATGCGGTCTGATCCTCGCCCGTCGGATGCGCGACGCGATAGTCGCGGCCGCCGGTGTCGGGGTCGTCAGCGTATGGGTCGGTGTGATCGTATCGTATGAAAGCTATCACTGGACAGGCGGACAGTCATGGTCAGTGAGTTTCTGCATCGTCGCGTTGATCCTGATGATGTATCTGATATGCAGGGTGCTGCGTTCCCTGGGACTTGTCAACGCAGCCGCGGGCAGGAAGGCGGGTGTCGCTCATGTTTGA
- a CDS encoding metal ABC transporter ATP-binding protein — protein MFMKDKAEGADDDPVASSSVQRPGSNGGSLLDVSDVHVEMGGNEILKGIDLTVEAGEFLGLIGSNGAGKTTLLRTILGDVEPSTGSVTIMGRKRAKAGMVGYVPQKVQLDPDMPVRAKDLVALGLDGQRFGIGIRGQHFWNQVEHAMKGVGAWEFADRPVGRLSGGQQQRVLIAAALVANPRLILLDEPLANLDPANADDIVSLLNQIRNVQGISIVLSAHDINPLIDALDKVVYLASGRAVVGKTDEVITTDVLSRLYRHPIEVLHAGGRVMVMAGETSHAHSNDVDAFDETKAED, from the coding sequence ATGTTCATGAAGGACAAGGCCGAAGGGGCCGATGACGATCCTGTGGCATCCTCATCGGTCCAGCGGCCGGGTTCGAATGGAGGATCTCTGCTGGATGTCAGTGACGTCCATGTGGAGATGGGCGGCAACGAGATTCTCAAGGGGATCGATCTCACGGTCGAGGCAGGCGAGTTTCTGGGTCTTATCGGATCCAACGGCGCCGGTAAGACCACCCTTCTGAGAACCATACTTGGCGATGTCGAGCCTTCGACGGGATCTGTCACCATCATGGGCAGAAAGCGTGCGAAGGCCGGTATGGTCGGCTATGTTCCCCAGAAGGTTCAGTTGGATCCCGACATGCCAGTTCGGGCCAAGGATCTCGTTGCGCTTGGCCTCGATGGGCAGCGCTTTGGGATAGGAATACGCGGTCAGCATTTTTGGAATCAGGTCGAACACGCCATGAAAGGCGTTGGCGCCTGGGAATTCGCGGATCGGCCTGTGGGGCGTCTCTCCGGCGGCCAGCAGCAGCGCGTGCTTATCGCGGCGGCACTCGTCGCGAACCCCAGACTCATCCTTCTCGATGAGCCCCTCGCCAACCTTGACCCTGCGAATGCCGACGATATCGTAAGTCTGCTCAATCAGATTCGCAATGTGCAGGGGATCAGCATCGTACTTTCGGCGCACGATATCAACCCGCTGATCGATGCGCTTGACAAGGTCGTATATCTTGCCAGTGGGCGTGCCGTCGTTGGCAAGACCGACGAGGTCATCACGACGGATGTGCTGAGCAGGCTGTATAGGCATCCGATTGAGGTGCTGCACGCAGGCGGTCGCGTGATGGTCATGGCGGGGGAGACCAGCCATGCCCACTCGAATGACGTCGATGCATTCGATGAGACGAAGGCAGAGGACTAG
- a CDS encoding metal ABC transporter solute-binding protein, Zn/Mn family, whose product MATILSGIMALATVGCGTSSATDGNGKIDILAAENEYGDVAKSIGGSHVSVTSIISNPNADPHDFEASPSEVKLISEAKIVVQNGVGYDDWMTKMLKAHSSSDRTVINAQEVLGLADDTKNPHLWYEPKTMPAVAAKIAAKLESLDPSHAGDYKKNLASFNASMKSYTDALATFQDKHPKAAVAATEPVANYLLDAAGIDIKTPWTLQAAIMNDQDPSAQDSATQMALFSNKSVQAFVYNQQVTSDLTAKYKAAAKKYDIPIVAVYETMPAKYHYVQWMTAEVTALDKAVSQNTSTESL is encoded by the coding sequence ATGGCAACAATTCTTAGTGGAATCATGGCACTTGCGACGGTGGGATGCGGAACATCCTCGGCGACGGACGGGAATGGAAAGATAGACATCCTCGCCGCGGAGAATGAGTACGGGGATGTCGCCAAGTCAATCGGAGGCTCACACGTGAGCGTCACTTCGATCATCAGCAATCCGAATGCGGATCCCCACGACTTTGAGGCGAGCCCATCCGAAGTGAAGCTCATCTCGGAGGCGAAGATCGTCGTGCAGAATGGTGTGGGATACGATGACTGGATGACCAAGATGCTCAAGGCCCACTCGAGCTCGGATCGCACCGTCATCAATGCACAGGAAGTCCTCGGACTCGCCGATGACACGAAGAATCCGCATCTTTGGTACGAGCCGAAGACGATGCCGGCAGTCGCGGCCAAGATCGCCGCGAAGCTCGAATCCCTCGACCCAAGCCATGCAGGCGATTACAAGAAGAATCTTGCGAGCTTCAACGCTTCGATGAAATCCTATACCGACGCGCTTGCAACCTTCCAGGACAAGCATCCGAAGGCTGCCGTCGCGGCGACCGAACCGGTTGCCAACTATCTGCTCGATGCCGCTGGCATTGACATCAAGACGCCTTGGACCTTGCAGGCTGCGATCATGAACGACCAGGATCCGTCCGCGCAGGATTCGGCCACACAGATGGCGCTGTTCTCGAACAAGTCGGTTCAGGCATTCGTATATAACCAGCAGGTCACCTCTGACCTGACTGCAAAGTACAAGGCCGCTGCGAAGAAGTATGACATTCCCATCGTTGCCGTATATGAAACGATGCCGGCGAAGTATCACTATGTACAATGGATGACGGCTGAGGTTACGGCCCTTGACAAGGCGGTTTCGCAGAATACATCTACCGAAAGCTTATGA
- a CDS encoding GNAT family N-acetyltransferase, translating into MNGKMLRIRRISASDNRYVKTIVREGLARFGLDIPGTAYYDPQLEDLNDFYESDSADLGRAYYVVVDEDERVIGGAGYAHFSGLAPDIAELQKLYVTPEGQGYAVSYRLIETIEKAAREDGYRMLYLETHHALVAAMHVYERSGFQLLDEPLAQPSHDTMDRFYLKVIG; encoded by the coding sequence ATGAACGGGAAAATGCTGCGGATAAGGCGTATCTCCGCTTCGGATAACAGGTATGTGAAGACGATAGTCCGCGAAGGCCTGGCACGCTTCGGCTTGGACATTCCCGGCACCGCCTATTACGATCCTCAGCTCGAAGATCTGAATGATTTCTATGAGTCGGATTCCGCCGATCTGGGACGTGCCTATTACGTCGTCGTGGATGAGGACGAACGGGTGATTGGAGGTGCGGGATATGCGCATTTCAGCGGTCTCGCCCCTGATATCGCCGAACTGCAGAAGCTGTATGTCACGCCGGAAGGCCAGGGATACGCGGTGAGCTACCGACTCATCGAGACCATCGAGAAGGCAGCTCGGGAAGATGGATATCGCATGCTCTACCTTGAGACTCATCATGCTCTCGTCGCGGCGATGCACGTATATGAGCGCAGCGGGTTCCAGCTTCTTGACGAGCCTCTCGCCCAGCCAAGCCATGACACGATGGACCGGTTCTATCTCAAGGTGATCGGCTGA